A genomic stretch from Halobellus sp. LT62 includes:
- a CDS encoding PAS domain-containing sensor histidine kinase: MIGGETKRVLGGGGISAFGGVAATITLFDIYQDAVLQGSPLSLTLLESALPLVLNVALVAAGLMIVADESIRVAAVTRATKWTLLGASSLLVVTGWVYYFQSLQNDVEPFILFSNVVSMGAVAGLAVGIYDGQRRDRAEQLTDEHDKLLALFENSTDCIAEVAFVDGRPIVRGVNPAFLEVFGYGRAEIIGESLDETVVPESEFDRATELSERANRGEQFEIDEVIRRTADGDHRVVRLQVVPLSGTPSEADLYAVYTDVTAERKYEQRITALHESMRELVTISSVEGIAAATVAAVEDVLGLSYSSVHLYDADTDRLRSVAHSSDVDELLGEPPSFGPGEAIAWEVFETGTARYVEDVHADSDSYNGESPVRSELIVPLQDFGVLLIGAETPRAFDDSDFSLTKILGANVEVAMERAEREAQLEQQNEQLETFTSIVSHDLRNPLGVASGYLELAREGDEEAFDRVEGALDRMDELIGNLLTLARQGEAIDEVLPVALGSVAERAWDNTETADATLEVDGQRTLEADPERLQQLFENLFTNAVEHSSTSPPSQTQEDTVDEHDGDVTVRVVSTESGFAVEDNGPGIPESEREAVLAQGYTTREGGTGFGLAIVNEIATGHGWSMRVEASESGGARFVFETQ; the protein is encoded by the coding sequence ATGATCGGTGGCGAGACGAAGCGAGTGCTCGGCGGTGGTGGGATCTCGGCATTCGGGGGCGTAGCAGCGACCATCACGCTGTTTGATATCTACCAAGACGCCGTGCTGCAGGGCAGTCCGCTGTCGCTTACGCTGTTGGAGAGCGCGCTGCCGCTGGTACTCAATGTCGCGCTCGTCGCCGCGGGCTTGATGATCGTCGCCGATGAATCGATCCGGGTGGCCGCCGTGACTCGGGCGACGAAGTGGACGCTCCTCGGGGCCTCGTCGTTGCTGGTGGTCACCGGCTGGGTGTACTACTTTCAGTCTCTGCAAAACGACGTCGAACCATTCATTCTGTTCAGTAACGTCGTCTCGATGGGTGCGGTCGCGGGGCTGGCCGTCGGCATCTACGACGGCCAGCGGCGTGACCGCGCCGAGCAACTGACTGACGAACACGACAAACTGCTGGCGCTCTTCGAGAACAGTACCGACTGCATCGCCGAGGTGGCGTTCGTCGACGGCCGTCCGATCGTACGCGGGGTCAACCCCGCGTTCCTCGAGGTCTTCGGATACGGTCGAGCGGAGATCATCGGAGAATCGCTGGATGAAACGGTCGTTCCCGAGTCAGAGTTCGACAGGGCGACTGAGCTCTCCGAACGGGCGAACCGCGGCGAACAGTTCGAGATCGACGAAGTGATCCGACGGACCGCCGACGGCGACCACCGAGTCGTCCGGTTGCAGGTCGTTCCGTTGTCGGGGACCCCGTCGGAAGCCGATCTGTACGCCGTCTACACGGACGTCACCGCCGAGCGGAAGTACGAACAGCGAATCACGGCGCTACACGAATCGATGCGCGAACTGGTGACGATCAGTTCGGTCGAGGGAATCGCCGCGGCCACGGTCGCCGCCGTCGAGGACGTGTTGGGCCTCAGCTACAGTAGCGTCCATCTGTACGACGCCGACACCGATCGGTTACGCTCGGTCGCCCACTCCAGCGATGTCGACGAGCTCCTCGGAGAACCGCCGTCGTTCGGACCGGGCGAAGCGATCGCGTGGGAGGTATTCGAGACGGGCACGGCGCGGTACGTCGAAGATGTGCACGCCGATTCAGACTCCTATAACGGCGAGTCGCCGGTGCGGAGCGAACTTATCGTACCGTTACAGGACTTCGGCGTCCTGCTGATTGGGGCCGAGACGCCGCGTGCCTTCGACGATTCGGACTTCTCGCTCACGAAGATCCTCGGGGCGAACGTCGAGGTCGCGATGGAGCGAGCCGAGCGCGAGGCGCAACTCGAACAGCAGAACGAGCAGCTGGAGACGTTCACGAGCATCGTTTCACACGATCTGCGAAATCCGCTCGGCGTCGCGAGCGGCTACCTCGAACTCGCCCGCGAAGGCGACGAGGAGGCGTTCGACCGCGTCGAAGGCGCGCTCGACCGGATGGACGAGCTGATCGGGAACCTGCTGACGCTCGCGCGGCAGGGCGAGGCGATCGACGAAGTACTGCCGGTGGCGTTGGGCTCGGTGGCCGAGCGAGCTTGGGACAACACGGAAACCGCGGACGCGACGCTGGAAGTCGACGGACAACGAACGCTCGAAGCCGACCCCGAGCGACTCCAACAGCTCTTCGAGAACCTCTTTACGAACGCCGTAGAGCATAGCTCTACGAGCCCCCCGTCGCAAACTCAGGAGGATACCGTCGACGAACACGACGGCGACGTCACCGTCCGAGTCGTCTCGACGGAGTCGGGGTTCGCCGTCGAAGACAACGGCCCGGGAATCCCTGAATCCGAACGCGAAGCGGTGCTCGCACAGGGATACACGACGCGGGAGGGCGGCACGGGGTTCGGCTTGGCGATCGTCAACGAAATCGCGACCGGTCACGGGTGGTCGATGCGCGTCGAAGCGAGCGAGTCCGGCGGGGCACGGTTCGTTTTCGAGACGCAATAG
- a CDS encoding PAS domain-containing response regulator codes for MAVKEGVKLEHLDIVGSGDEITILHVDDDPDFVELAATFLQRETSSFRVCTETNVADGLDVLRNREIDCVVSDYEMPGQNGLEFLATVREEFPELPFVLFTGKGSEEIASEAISAGVTEYLQKETGTDQYTVLANRIEQAVKRRRAEREVYRGFQAMESAQEGIGIINEDGTYQYMNRSYAEIYDREPVELIGEHWEKLYPEAEAERFYDEILPTLERQGWWRGESVGVTKHGEKVPESLALTHMNDGGHVCVVRDISDRKARERDLHREQQFLNTALDALGDLFYVFDEELNFLRWNDRLEEVTGYSAAELAELSPADLFDEDTDRIKRAINDALSGRRQVTVEADLRRKDGGAVRYEFAGSPIEEDGEVLGICGVGRKVDRTRQ; via the coding sequence ATGGCCGTGAAAGAGGGTGTCAAACTGGAACATCTCGACATCGTCGGCAGCGGCGACGAGATAACGATCCTCCACGTCGATGACGACCCGGATTTCGTCGAACTGGCCGCGACGTTTCTCCAACGAGAGACCAGTTCGTTCCGAGTATGCACGGAGACGAACGTCGCGGACGGCTTGGACGTCCTCCGGAACCGCGAGATCGACTGCGTCGTCAGCGACTACGAGATGCCAGGCCAAAACGGGTTGGAGTTCCTCGCGACGGTCCGCGAAGAATTCCCCGAACTCCCGTTCGTGCTCTTTACCGGCAAAGGCTCTGAGGAGATCGCGAGCGAGGCGATTTCCGCGGGCGTGACCGAGTATCTCCAGAAGGAGACCGGCACTGACCAGTACACCGTCCTCGCGAACCGGATCGAACAGGCGGTAAAGCGACGGCGTGCCGAACGGGAAGTGTATCGTGGCTTTCAGGCAATGGAATCGGCGCAAGAGGGAATCGGAATCATCAACGAGGACGGCACGTATCAGTATATGAACCGCTCGTACGCCGAGATATACGACCGAGAGCCGGTAGAGCTCATCGGTGAGCACTGGGAGAAACTCTATCCCGAGGCGGAGGCCGAACGGTTCTACGACGAGATCCTCCCCACCCTCGAACGCCAAGGCTGGTGGCGGGGGGAGTCCGTCGGCGTCACCAAACACGGCGAGAAAGTGCCGGAATCGCTCGCGCTCACACATATGAACGACGGCGGGCACGTCTGCGTCGTCCGCGATATCTCCGATCGAAAGGCGCGCGAGCGAGACCTCCACCGCGAACAGCAGTTCCTGAACACCGCGCTCGACGCGCTCGGCGACCTGTTTTACGTCTTCGACGAAGAGTTGAATTTCCTCCGCTGGAACGACCGCCTCGAAGAGGTGACGGGCTACTCTGCGGCCGAACTGGCCGAGCTGTCACCGGCGGATCTGTTCGACGAGGACACAGACCGCATCAAACGGGCGATCAACGACGCGCTCTCGGGCCGAAGGCAGGTGACTGTCGAGGCGGATCTCCGTCGGAAGGACGGCGGGGCTGTCCGGTATGAGTTCGCCGGATCACCGATCGAAGAAGACGGCGAGGTCCTCGGCATCTGTGGCGTCGGCCGAAAGGTCGATCGGACGCGTCAGTGA
- a CDS encoding DUF5786 family protein, with product MGFGSYDESEQQEQNTEEDDGETVNVHEHDHDGDVSVHSDVETDALVDRLGEMREE from the coding sequence ATGGGCTTCGGGAGCTACGACGAATCCGAGCAGCAAGAACAGAACACCGAAGAGGACGACGGCGAGACCGTCAACGTCCACGAACACGACCACGACGGCGACGTCAGCGTCCACTCCGACGTCGAGACCGACGCGCTCGTCGATCGGCTCGGCGAGATGCGCGAGGAGTGA
- the deoC gene encoding deoxyribose-phosphate aldolase, giving the protein MDRSEFAARIDHTVLGPTTTLGDVETVLDEADAYGMNACIPPCYVAEAAEYVPDVTLATVVGFPHGQHSTAAKHDEAVDAWQSGADELDMVINVGRLKAGENERVKSDIAEVVAAVPIPVKVIIETALLDEAEKHRACEAAVDAGADFVKTSTGFADGGATVDDVELMAEYLPVKASGGVGSYEEAIAMFEVGAVRIGASSGVDIVEGFPADE; this is encoded by the coding sequence ATGGACAGATCCGAGTTCGCCGCGCGCATCGACCACACGGTTCTCGGCCCGACGACGACGCTCGGGGACGTCGAGACGGTCCTCGACGAGGCCGACGCCTACGGGATGAACGCGTGCATCCCGCCGTGCTACGTCGCCGAGGCGGCCGAGTACGTACCCGACGTCACGCTCGCGACGGTCGTCGGCTTCCCGCACGGACAGCACTCGACGGCCGCAAAGCACGACGAGGCGGTCGACGCGTGGCAGAGCGGGGCCGACGAGCTGGATATGGTCATCAACGTCGGTCGACTGAAAGCCGGCGAGAACGAGCGCGTCAAAAGCGATATCGCGGAGGTCGTCGCCGCCGTCCCGATTCCGGTGAAAGTGATCATCGAGACGGCGCTGCTCGACGAGGCGGAGAAACACCGCGCCTGCGAGGCGGCAGTCGACGCCGGTGCCGATTTCGTGAAGACGTCGACGGGCTTCGCCGACGGCGGCGCGACCGTCGACGACGTGGAACTGATGGCCGAGTACCTACCGGTCAAGGCCAGCGGCGGCGTCGGCTCCTACGAGGAAGCGATAGCGATGTTCGAGGTCGGAGCCGTGCGGATCGGCGCGTCCTCGGGCGTCGACATCGTCGAGGGGTTCCCCGCCGACGAGTAG
- a CDS encoding DUF63 family protein: protein MAILPEGFALPPLPYLVSLLAASAVVGREAYRRAPAVTTPVVLAFAPWMVLGSALHVLYVANALPDLVRPLAGTPAVYVSVAVLAVATWTAADAFLASEPPSGAAPDHEDVARALGLVGGILAAVAVASVLVIGASQGTLSPVLPAAGVVVAVVLTGAIWAGLTRAVPEVRKTGHLGAFAVLAHVLDGVTTAVGIDLLGFGERTPLSRLIIEFAAGLPTEPVLGAGWLFVLVKIAVASLVVWLFADLVESDPTESRLLLGFVAAVGLGPATHNALLFTISAPA, encoded by the coding sequence ATGGCGATTCTCCCCGAGGGGTTCGCGTTGCCGCCGCTGCCGTATCTGGTGAGCCTACTCGCGGCGTCGGCCGTCGTCGGCCGCGAAGCGTACCGCCGCGCCCCGGCGGTCACGACGCCCGTGGTGCTCGCGTTCGCGCCGTGGATGGTGCTCGGATCGGCGCTGCACGTCCTTTACGTCGCCAACGCGCTCCCCGATCTCGTCCGACCGCTCGCGGGGACGCCCGCCGTTTACGTCTCGGTGGCCGTCCTCGCCGTCGCGACGTGGACCGCGGCGGACGCGTTCCTCGCGTCCGAACCGCCCTCGGGCGCAGCCCCCGACCACGAAGACGTCGCTCGCGCGCTCGGACTCGTCGGGGGAATCCTCGCTGCGGTCGCTGTTGCGAGCGTCCTAGTCATCGGCGCGTCCCAAGGCACGCTGTCTCCGGTGCTGCCCGCCGCGGGCGTCGTCGTCGCAGTCGTCCTCACCGGCGCGATCTGGGCCGGCCTCACGCGTGCCGTTCCGGAGGTACGCAAGACCGGGCACCTCGGCGCGTTCGCGGTGCTCGCACACGTCCTCGACGGCGTCACGACGGCCGTCGGGATCGACCTGCTCGGCTTCGGTGAGCGCACGCCACTCTCGCGGCTCATCATCGAGTTCGCGGCGGGGCTGCCGACCGAACCCGTCTTGGGGGCGGGGTGGCTGTTCGTGCTCGTGAAAATCGCGGTCGCGTCGCTCGTGGTGTGGCTCTTCGCCGATCTCGTCGAGTCGGATCCGACGGAGTCGCGGCTGCTTCTCGGCTTCGTCGCGGCCGTCGGCCTCGGTCCGGCGACGCACAACGCGCTGCTGTTCACGATCAGTGCGCCGGCGTGA
- a CDS encoding carbohydrate kinase family protein: protein MSRVVCAGHLNWDVTLRVAALPDPDGEVNVDERRCGGGGSAANVATGLADLDVEASLLGSVGDDEHGRNALDELVDGGVDVGDVVSVSGAETTTKYVVVEPSGEVMVLGCSGANEAFEAEDLSGETLAAADHLHLTSQRPETAARLAERARAQNVTVSFDPGRRIDERGYGPALTSVDYLFLNDREAALALDAFDLREQTLVLKHGPDGAEVRGGGERTAHPGYPIDVVDTTGAGDAFAAGFIAARVGGADDHRALEVANACGALVSKAPGARTSLAWDRIRAFLGE, encoded by the coding sequence ATGTCTCGCGTCGTCTGCGCCGGCCACCTGAACTGGGACGTCACCCTGCGCGTCGCCGCCCTCCCGGATCCCGACGGCGAGGTGAACGTCGACGAGCGACGCTGCGGCGGCGGTGGCAGCGCCGCGAACGTCGCGACCGGCCTCGCGGATCTCGACGTCGAGGCGTCGCTCTTGGGCAGCGTCGGCGACGACGAGCACGGGCGGAACGCGCTCGACGAACTCGTCGACGGCGGCGTCGACGTCGGGGACGTGGTCTCCGTCTCGGGGGCTGAAACCACGACGAAGTACGTCGTCGTCGAGCCGTCGGGCGAGGTAATGGTTCTCGGTTGCTCCGGTGCCAACGAGGCGTTCGAGGCCGAGGATCTGTCCGGAGAGACGCTCGCGGCCGCGGATCACCTTCACCTGACGAGCCAGCGTCCCGAGACGGCCGCCCGGCTCGCCGAGCGCGCTCGGGCACAAAACGTCACCGTGAGTTTCGATCCCGGTCGTCGGATCGACGAACGCGGTTACGGCCCGGCGTTGACGTCGGTCGATTACCTCTTTTTGAACGACCGGGAGGCCGCGCTCGCGCTCGACGCGTTCGACCTGCGCGAGCAGACGCTCGTCCTCAAACACGGCCCCGACGGCGCGGAGGTCCGCGGCGGCGGGGAACGGACCGCTCATCCCGGGTATCCGATCGACGTCGTCGACACGACCGGGGCGGGCGACGCCTTCGCCGCGGGCTTCATCGCCGCGCGCGTCGGCGGCGCGGACGACCACCGCGCGCTCGAGGTCGCAAACGCCTGCGGAGCGCTCGTCTCGAAAGCGCCCGGTGCGCGGACGTCGCTCGCGTGGGATCGCATCCGCGCCTTCCTCGGCGAGTGA
- a CDS encoding nucleoside phosphorylase encodes MAKQPHLLVESGDVHDIALIPGDPGRVDRIAAQCEDAETVSQNREYKIVNATYEGVPLTICSTGIGCPSAAIAVEELSRVGVETVIRVGTTGALQRGIEIGDMVVATGAAKEEGTSKRYEDSVIPAVPDYDVLSALVDSTEENGEDVHVGPIVSDDAFYNESDAYVEEWEAANLLAIEMEAAAVFSLARRKGLAAGAICTVDGNLVEGTQKGADSDDELPEKAKDNVERAIALTLDAVVELA; translated from the coding sequence ATGGCGAAACAGCCGCATCTGCTCGTCGAATCGGGCGACGTCCACGACATCGCACTCATCCCGGGAGACCCGGGCCGCGTTGATCGCATCGCCGCCCAATGCGAAGACGCCGAGACCGTCTCGCAGAACCGCGAGTACAAGATCGTGAACGCGACCTACGAAGGCGTTCCCCTCACGATCTGCTCGACCGGCATCGGCTGTCCCTCCGCGGCCATCGCCGTCGAGGAACTCTCCCGCGTCGGCGTCGAGACCGTGATCCGCGTCGGTACCACGGGGGCGCTCCAGCGCGGCATCGAGATCGGCGATATGGTCGTTGCGACCGGCGCGGCGAAAGAAGAGGGGACCTCGAAGCGCTACGAGGACAGCGTGATTCCGGCGGTTCCGGACTACGACGTGCTCTCGGCGCTCGTCGATTCGACGGAAGAAAACGGCGAAGACGTCCACGTCGGCCCCATCGTTTCCGACGACGCGTTCTACAACGAGAGCGACGCCTACGTCGAGGAGTGGGAGGCGGCGAACCTGCTGGCGATCGAGATGGAGGCCGCGGCCGTCTTCTCGCTCGCGCGGCGGAAGGGCCTCGCCGCCGGTGCGATCTGCACCGTCGACGGCAACCTCGTCGAGGGGACGCAGAAGGGTGCGGACTCCGACGACGAACTACCCGAGAAGGCGAAGGACAACGTCGAGCGCGCGATCGCGCTGACGCTCGACGCCGTCGTCGAGCTGGCGTAA
- a CDS encoding NAD-binding protein, which translates to MAISRDWIGARASVVLTLLVGVLSVVTGIANIGVGVDSADFQLFGVLIPGVVRQITAFTGTLTGFVLLLFAFGLQRRLRAAWYGALVLFPVTAAQGVLQSSQLSFPLIALSALSLVIVGVNVRAFDRDISLTTSQIASLAALAGAQAYGTVGAFTLREEFGGSINTLLDAFYFSLVTGSTVGYGDITPESAVGKLFALSVLLVTVSSFAVVLGVVFTPLIEARFSKALGRMTEEQLDVLENHVLVLGFGDLTEPILEELTAKADILVVVDDEERARRLTERGYTVLTDDPSDEEAQRRGKVDLAQAVVAATNNDAEDALTILTARQLNPDVTIVAAATQRENINKLKRAGADTVISPATLGAHFLAESALGGEGAEALEARLLGEDGDTDMEAAVAAVEEIEEAEKREDGGRENDFEFEPDRDESEHDRDDSEHRRG; encoded by the coding sequence ATGGCGATCTCGCGGGACTGGATCGGAGCGCGCGCGTCGGTCGTGTTGACGCTCCTCGTCGGCGTGCTGTCGGTGGTGACCGGCATCGCCAACATCGGCGTCGGCGTCGACAGCGCGGACTTCCAGCTGTTCGGGGTGCTCATCCCCGGCGTCGTTCGACAGATCACCGCGTTCACCGGGACGCTGACGGGGTTCGTCCTGCTCCTGTTCGCGTTCGGTCTCCAGCGACGCCTGCGCGCGGCGTGGTACGGAGCTTTGGTGCTGTTCCCGGTCACCGCGGCGCAGGGCGTGTTACAGTCCTCACAGCTGTCGTTCCCGCTTATCGCGCTCTCTGCGCTCTCGCTCGTGATCGTCGGCGTGAACGTCCGCGCGTTCGATCGCGACATCTCGCTGACGACGTCACAGATCGCCTCTCTGGCGGCGCTCGCCGGCGCGCAGGCGTACGGCACGGTCGGCGCGTTCACGCTGCGCGAGGAGTTCGGCGGCAGCATCAACACGCTCTTGGACGCGTTCTACTTCTCGCTCGTGACCGGTAGCACCGTCGGCTACGGCGACATCACTCCGGAATCGGCGGTCGGCAAGCTGTTCGCGCTGTCGGTGCTCTTGGTGACGGTGTCGTCGTTCGCGGTCGTCCTCGGGGTTGTGTTCACGCCACTCATCGAAGCGCGGTTTTCAAAGGCACTCGGACGTATGACAGAGGAACAACTCGACGTACTGGAGAACCACGTCCTCGTACTCGGCTTCGGGGACCTGACGGAACCGATTCTCGAAGAACTCACAGCGAAGGCTGACATACTCGTCGTCGTCGACGACGAGGAGCGCGCGAGGCGACTCACAGAACGGGGCTACACCGTCCTCACCGACGATCCGAGCGACGAGGAGGCACAGCGCCGCGGAAAGGTCGACCTCGCCCAAGCCGTCGTCGCCGCGACCAACAACGACGCGGAGGACGCGCTGACGATCCTGACGGCCAGACAGCTCAATCCCGACGTCACGATCGTCGCGGCGGCGACGCAAAGAGAGAACATTAACAAGCTGAAACGGGCCGGAGCGGACACCGTCATCAGCCCGGCGACGCTCGGCGCGCACTTCTTGGCCGAGTCCGCCCTCGGTGGCGAGGGTGCGGAGGCGCTCGAAGCCCGGTTGCTCGGCGAGGACGGCGATACCGATATGGAGGCCGCTGTGGCGGCGGTCGAGGAGATCGAAGAGGCGGAGAAACGCGAAGACGGCGGTAGAGAGAACGATTTCGAGTTCGAGCCCGACCGCGACGAATCGGAGCACGATCGCGACGACTCCGAGCACAGACGCGGCTGA
- a CDS encoding AbrB/MazE/SpoVT family DNA-binding domain-containing protein, translating into METRKIQRVSHGTYTVSLPREWATEQDLTAGDVVNIHPSLDGALVVQPAEDELARIEMRVSEETPRQLTRLLRAAYAVGVLEVDLRTEELATEQQAAIRSTVRTLSGVTIAEESPSHVTVRNVLDSEQISIRQSVRHLQSVALSQHREATATLCDPAVETRPAAGNGHRTHLSAMVERYFVRSLSRLDEVDRLGEARSDLFCFYRLADEFTRIESCADRIATVATADENGCLDGHDNETPAEIEAIAGDTRQAVETAADAVFDPDLTAIWSVFDVRESVDTELDELERRLFESPDVDYRAGRVIAALRGSADVATSIAELALRRGIRLGALDSGSVGDETSTNTDWSPAAPNTED; encoded by the coding sequence ATGGAGACACGGAAGATACAGCGGGTCAGCCACGGCACGTACACGGTGTCGCTTCCGCGTGAATGGGCGACCGAGCAGGATCTCACCGCGGGCGATGTCGTCAATATTCACCCCAGTCTCGACGGCGCGCTCGTCGTCCAACCGGCCGAGGACGAACTCGCCCGGATCGAGATGCGAGTCAGTGAGGAAACGCCAAGGCAGCTCACGCGACTCCTCAGGGCGGCGTACGCGGTCGGGGTACTCGAGGTCGACCTGCGAACCGAAGAACTGGCAACCGAACAGCAGGCCGCAATTCGGTCGACGGTTCGGACGCTCTCCGGGGTGACGATCGCAGAGGAGTCGCCGTCGCACGTCACCGTCCGCAACGTGCTGGACTCCGAGCAGATCTCGATCCGACAGTCGGTTCGTCACCTCCAGTCCGTCGCGCTGTCGCAACACCGCGAGGCCACAGCGACGTTGTGCGACCCCGCCGTCGAGACACGGCCCGCCGCGGGGAACGGCCATCGGACCCACCTGTCGGCGATGGTCGAACGGTACTTTGTCCGGAGCCTCTCGCGTCTCGACGAGGTCGACAGGCTCGGTGAAGCTCGATCGGACCTGTTCTGCTTCTACCGGCTCGCCGACGAATTCACGCGGATTGAATCCTGTGCGGACCGGATCGCGACTGTCGCGACCGCCGACGAAAACGGCTGTCTCGACGGCCACGATAACGAGACGCCGGCCGAGATTGAAGCGATCGCCGGGGACACGCGCCAAGCGGTTGAAACCGCCGCAGACGCCGTCTTCGATCCCGATCTGACGGCCATCTGGTCGGTCTTCGACGTTCGCGAATCAGTGGATACTGAACTCGACGAACTCGAACGTCGACTGTTCGAGTCTCCGGATGTCGACTACCGGGCGGGGCGAGTCATCGCCGCGCTCCGTGGGTCCGCAGACGTGGCGACCTCGATCGCCGAGCTCGCGTTACGGCGGGGGATCCGCCTCGGGGCCCTCGACTCCGGATCCGTCGGTGACGAGACTTCCACGAATACCGACTGGTCTCCCGCCGCTCCCAACACGGAGGACTGA
- the pstB gene encoding phosphate ABC transporter ATP-binding protein PstB, whose translation MSEIEPTQTQQGQSTASRTLQTTSGESDEQLREAWTDYTFEDDAKLAVEGLDVHYGDDHALKDVSMEIPEKSVTALIGPSGCGKSTFLRCLNRMNDRISSARVDGSVRLDGSEIYQDGVDLVELRKRVGMVFQSPNPFPKSVRDNISYGPRKHGEIDTGLIAQLFGRSDEEQEDRLVEQSLRQAALWDEVNDRLDDNALGLSGGQQQRLCIARALATDPEVLLMDEPASALDPIATSKIEALIHELARDYTVVIVTHNMQQAERISDQTAVFLTGGKLVEYGDTGQIFDDPRSQRVHDYISGKFG comes from the coding sequence ATGAGTGAAATCGAACCTACACAGACCCAACAAGGTCAGTCGACGGCGAGCCGAACGTTACAGACGACGAGCGGCGAATCGGACGAGCAACTGCGCGAGGCGTGGACCGATTACACGTTCGAGGACGACGCGAAACTCGCCGTGGAGGGACTCGATGTCCACTACGGCGACGACCACGCGCTCAAGGACGTCTCGATGGAGATCCCCGAGAAGAGCGTCACGGCGCTCATCGGGCCGTCGGGGTGCGGGAAGTCGACGTTCCTCCGCTGTCTCAATCGGATGAACGACCGGATCTCGTCCGCGCGGGTCGACGGCTCGGTCCGACTCGACGGCTCCGAGATCTATCAGGACGGCGTCGACCTCGTGGAACTGCGAAAGCGCGTCGGGATGGTGTTCCAGTCGCCGAACCCGTTCCCGAAGTCGGTCCGAGACAACATCTCATACGGGCCGCGAAAACACGGTGAAATCGACACCGGGCTGATCGCGCAACTGTTCGGCCGCAGCGACGAGGAGCAAGAGGATCGGCTGGTCGAACAATCTCTCAGACAGGCCGCGCTCTGGGACGAGGTCAACGATCGGCTCGACGACAACGCGCTCGGGCTCTCGGGCGGTCAGCAACAGCGACTCTGTATCGCTCGCGCGCTCGCGACCGACCCCGAGGTGCTTCTGATGGACGAGCCCGCGTCGGCGCTAGATCCGATCGCGACCTCGAAGATCGAAGCGCTCATCCACGAACTCGCACGCGACTACACGGTCGTCATCGTGACCCACAATATGCAGCAGGCCGAGCGGATCTCCGATCAGACCGCGGTGTTTCTCACCGGGGGCAAGCTCGTCGAGTACGGCGATACCGGGCAGATCTTCGACGACCCCCGGAGTCAGCGCGTCCACGATTACATCAGCGGAAAGTTCGGCTGA